A window of the Caldicellulosiruptoraceae bacterium PP1 genome harbors these coding sequences:
- a CDS encoding DUF2442 domain-containing protein — protein MYPRVSDVIPNKDYTLTITFTNGEMGIFDMKPYLEIGIFKELKDWNLFKTVKPFLGSVQWKNEQDLCPDTLYIESIKIKNKSVS, from the coding sequence GTGTATCCAAGAGTTTCAGATGTTATTCCAAACAAAGATTATACACTTACAATAACCTTTACAAATGGTGAAATGGGTATTTTTGACATGAAACCATATTTAGAAATTGGAATATTTAAAGAATTAAAAGATTGGAATTTATTCAAAACTGTTAAACCGTTTTTGGGCTCAGTACAATGGAAAAATGAACAAGATCTTTGTCCAGATACCTTATATATTGAAAGTATTAAAATCAAAAATAAATCGGTTAGTTAA
- a CDS encoding CAP domain-containing protein, producing MKKLFAIFLMLFLTINYTSFASITTKENNSKKSAYIYEKQDTFIKDFKNTYMVLPSLFFGDFYVYENPSDFYIASFSNKKLVFLYTTSKNFVGVKNVTVGSKASLIKNIFKNKIINKYIIDKNYITYTFSDSNLGKDYDCIDMNFYYIFVFYDLLKNPSYVNGILIVDKTLWNSYLINDKYINDFEKVQESFAKINFYHLNSLRASLKLKPLMYSEKLASVALNHSINMSKLNFFSHTDLDGLSPFDRMTNAGIKFMSAGENIAYGNKMLPIFANHLLFNSPGHRHNIEGNFDYIGVGVRIRSNDLDIYYTQNFIR from the coding sequence TTGAAAAAATTATTTGCTATATTTTTAATGTTATTCTTAACTATTAATTATACCTCTTTTGCAAGTATAACAACAAAAGAAAATAATAGCAAAAAAAGTGCATATATCTATGAAAAACAAGATACCTTCATTAAAGATTTTAAAAATACATATATGGTTTTACCCTCCCTTTTTTTTGGTGATTTTTATGTTTATGAAAATCCTTCAGACTTTTATATTGCCTCATTCTCTAATAAAAAGTTAGTATTTTTGTATACTACATCTAAAAACTTTGTTGGTGTAAAAAATGTTACTGTTGGTTCTAAAGCAAGTTTAATTAAAAATATTTTTAAAAATAAGATTATCAATAAGTATATAATTGATAAAAATTATATAACTTATACTTTTTCAGATTCTAACTTAGGCAAGGACTATGATTGTATTGATATGAACTTTTATTATATATTTGTCTTCTATGACCTTTTGAAAAATCCAAGTTATGTTAATGGAATACTTATTGTTGATAAAACTCTTTGGAATTCTTATTTAATTAATGATAAATATATAAATGATTTTGAAAAGGTTCAGGAGTCTTTCGCAAAAATAAATTTCTATCATCTAAATTCATTAAGAGCTTCACTTAAGTTAAAGCCTCTAATGTATTCTGAAAAACTTGCCTCTGTTGCTTTAAATCATTCAATAAATATGTCTAAATTAAACTTTTTTTCGCATACAGATTTAGATGGTCTTTCACCTTTTGATAGGATGACAAATGCAGGAATTAAATTTATGTCTGCTGGTGAAAATATTGCATATGGCAACAAAATGCTGCCAATATTTGCTAATCATCTTTTGTTTAATTCCCCTGGGCATAGGCACAACATAGAAGGAAATTTTGACTATATAGGTGTTGGTGTTAGAATTAGATCTAATGATTTGGATATATATTATACTCAGAATTTTATAAGGTAA
- a CDS encoding response regulator — protein sequence MSKGHILVVDDEKPIVDIIKFNLEREGYKVSSAHDGEEAFNKIKSENFDLVLLDVMLPKMDGFTIVRKVREFSEVPIIMITARAEEVDKVLGLELGADDYITKPFGVRELIARIRANLRRITTQGSSEKIMRAGELTLNPETFEVKKGEKIIELTVREYELLKFLMQQRGQVFTRENLLEKVWDYEYFGDVRTVDVTVRRLREKIEDNPSEPKYILTKRGIGYYFTTEL from the coding sequence ATGAGCAAAGGGCATATACTTGTAGTTGATGATGAAAAGCCAATTGTTGATATTATAAAGTTTAATCTTGAAAGAGAAGGATACAAGGTTTCATCAGCTCATGATGGAGAAGAGGCTTTTAATAAAATAAAATCAGAAAATTTTGACCTTGTTCTTTTGGATGTTATGCTTCCCAAAATGGACGGATTCACAATTGTTCGAAAGGTAAGGGAATTTTCAGAGGTTCCAATAATTATGATAACTGCAAGGGCAGAAGAAGTTGATAAGGTTTTGGGGCTTGAACTTGGGGCAGATGATTATATTACAAAGCCTTTTGGAGTAAGAGAACTTATTGCACGAATTAGGGCTAACTTAAGAAGAATAACAACACAAGGTAGCTCAGAAAAAATAATGCGTGCTGGAGAACTTACATTAAATCCAGAAACATTTGAAGTTAAAAAAGGAGAGAAAATAATTGAATTAACTGTAAGAGAATATGAGCTTTTAAAATTTTTAATGCAACAAAGAGGGCAGGTATTTACAAGAGAAAATCTTTTAGAAAAGGTATGGGATTATGAATATTTTGGTGACGTCAGGACTGTTGATGTAACTGTTCGAAGGCTTAGAGAAAAGATAGAAGATAATCCTTCTGAACCTAAATATATCTTGACAAAAAGAGGAATAGGATATTACTTTACAACAGAACTATGA
- a CDS encoding ATP-binding protein, which yields MTKSIESRLIIVFALLVLVVMFVSDFFIIDRVRNYYFDELKKRIEYNITSSIVKVLQNRNLSSDKIQEIADNTIKESPYGFNVDKLIITDVQGKVVASFPRMDTTYFPSDYILNALSGIRTSVVDTSKQKLILCYPVSDDDGIFRTLYIEMSTQNVSKTIEDIKNILITAHIITLFVAMILGFLFARTLSTPIKLLTKKAIQISKGDFEQNINVLSEDEIGKLAIAFNEMTKNLKENILSLRTEKEKMEKILENMNDGLIAIGSKGDIVHINKTARIYIEKPLDEFIDMLKSNQDNIVEINNKILDVNYTPFVDSEGKEGKIYILHDITEQFNLDKMRKEFVANVSHELRTPITTIKSYSETLLSVDDNEIKNQFLGVVINECDRMTRLVSDLLYLSKIDAGENMFKFEDVSLKDIVLSVCDKLRLHAQKKNQEIISNDIIDIVCNVDRDKIEQVVTNIVSNAIKYIQEGGRIEVSIKDEGELACVIVKDNGPGIPQDDLPKIFDRFYRVDKARSRELGGSGLGLSIAYEIVKKHNGNIKVESSIGEGTTFYICLPTKKQM from the coding sequence ATGACAAAAAGTATAGAAAGCAGGCTTATAATTGTTTTTGCACTGCTTGTTTTAGTTGTAATGTTTGTTTCAGACTTTTTTATAATTGACAGGGTAAGAAATTATTATTTTGATGAGCTTAAAAAAAGAATAGAATATAATATCACATCATCCATTGTTAAGGTTCTTCAAAATAGGAATTTATCAAGTGATAAAATACAAGAGATAGCAGATAACACAATAAAAGAAAGCCCTTATGGATTTAATGTTGATAAGCTTATAATAACAGATGTTCAAGGTAAGGTTGTAGCATCTTTTCCAAGGATGGATACAACCTATTTTCCATCCGACTATATACTAAATGCACTATCCGGTATTAGAACATCAGTTGTAGATACATCAAAACAAAAGCTTATTTTATGCTATCCTGTATCTGATGATGATGGAATATTTAGAACCCTTTATATAGAAATGTCTACACAAAATGTATCAAAGACAATAGAGGATATAAAGAATATATTAATAACAGCACATATTATAACTTTATTTGTTGCTATGATTTTAGGTTTTCTTTTTGCAAGAACACTTTCAACTCCAATAAAATTGCTTACAAAAAAGGCAATTCAGATTTCAAAAGGTGATTTTGAACAAAACATTAATGTTTTATCAGAGGATGAAATTGGAAAGCTTGCCATAGCATTTAATGAAATGACAAAAAACCTCAAAGAAAACATATTGAGCCTTAGAACAGAAAAAGAAAAAATGGAAAAGATACTTGAGAATATGAATGACGGTCTTATAGCGATAGGATCTAAAGGTGATATTGTACATATAAATAAAACAGCGAGAATATATATTGAAAAGCCTTTAGATGAATTTATAGATATGTTAAAAAGCAATCAAGATAATATTGTTGAAATAAATAATAAGATTCTTGATGTAAATTATACACCATTTGTTGACTCAGAAGGCAAAGAAGGGAAGATTTACATCCTTCATGATATCACAGAACAATTCAATTTAGATAAGATGAGAAAAGAGTTTGTTGCTAATGTTTCACATGAGTTAAGAACACCTATTACTACAATAAAAAGCTATTCAGAGACATTATTATCGGTAGATGATAATGAGATAAAAAATCAATTTTTAGGTGTTGTTATAAACGAATGTGATAGAATGACAAGACTGGTATCAGATCTTTTGTACCTTTCGAAAATTGATGCTGGTGAAAATATGTTTAAGTTTGAAGATGTATCATTGAAAGATATAGTTTTATCTGTATGTGATAAGCTAAGGCTTCATGCACAAAAGAAAAATCAAGAAATAATTTCAAATGATATTATTGATATTGTATGTAATGTAGACAGAGATAAAATTGAACAAGTTGTTACAAATATTGTTTCAAATGCTATAAAGTATATTCAAGAAGGTGGAAGAATAGAGGTAAGTATAAAGGATGAAGGTGAACTTGCGTGCGTTATTGTAAAAGATAATGGTCCTGGGATACCGCAAGATGACCTTCCAAAGATATTTGATAGATTTTACAGGGTTGATAAAGCTCGTTCAAGAGAGCTTGGTGGTTCAGGGCTTGGTCTTTCTATAGCTTATGAGATTGTAAAAAAACATAATGGTAATATTAAAGTAGAGAGTTCAATAGGAGAAGGCACAACCTTTTATATTTGTTTGCCGACAAAAAAGCAAATGTAA
- the spoVAE gene encoding stage V sporulation protein AE — translation MFKGFINAFIVGGLICVIAQILIDRTKLSSGRILVIFVTMGAILQAFGIYQKLVDIGKAGATVPLPGFGYLLAKGVIEEVDKHGFVGIFTGGVTKTAGGIAAAVFFGYVISLIFNPKSK, via the coding sequence TTGTTTAAAGGCTTTATAAATGCTTTTATAGTAGGTGGATTAATTTGCGTAATAGCACAAATACTTATTGATAGAACCAAGCTTTCTTCAGGTAGAATACTTGTTATATTTGTGACAATGGGAGCAATACTTCAAGCTTTTGGAATATACCAAAAGCTTGTTGATATTGGCAAAGCTGGTGCGACAGTCCCTTTACCTGGTTTTGGATATCTATTAGCAAAGGGAGTTATTGAAGAAGTAGATAAACATGGATTTGTGGGTATTTTTACGGGTGGTGTTACAAAAACAGCTGGGGGAATTGCGGCTGCTGTGTTTTTTGGATATGTTATCTCTTTAATCTTCAATCCCAAGTCAAAATGA
- a CDS encoding stage V sporulation protein AD → MKKVGLNTFVFESPPVMEDCFTIVGKKEGEGPLGIFFDKIIVDEYVGAKSWELAESKLLSLAIDELIKKIQIAKEEIEIIVGGDLLNQLTASHFAFRDLDNPFIGVYGACSTFALSTGLVAMFVESSSIRYAISATSSHFCSAEKQFRYPLEFGNQRTLTSQWTVTGAAAFLLKPNDGSKKPKITSYTVGKIMDFGIKDANNMGAAMAPAAAFTISQHLSDMKRDLNYYDLVLTGDLGYVGRDLLIELLKEKEIKNAENLLDCGILIFDPIKQDTHAGGSGCAASACVFGGYIYKLMIEGTFKRILIAPTGALLSPTTVQLGESIPVISHAISVEID, encoded by the coding sequence TTGAAAAAGGTAGGTTTAAATACTTTTGTATTTGAAAGCCCTCCTGTAATGGAAGATTGCTTTACAATTGTAGGCAAGAAAGAAGGAGAAGGACCTTTAGGGATTTTTTTCGACAAGATTATAGTAGATGAATACGTAGGGGCAAAGAGTTGGGAATTAGCAGAGAGCAAATTATTATCGCTTGCAATAGATGAGCTAATTAAAAAGATTCAAATAGCAAAAGAGGAGATTGAAATAATAGTTGGAGGAGACCTTTTAAATCAGCTTACGGCAAGCCATTTTGCATTTCGTGATTTAGATAATCCCTTTATTGGAGTGTATGGTGCTTGTTCTACATTTGCTTTATCAACAGGTTTAGTTGCTATGTTTGTTGAATCATCATCAATAAGATATGCAATATCAGCAACATCATCACACTTTTGTTCAGCTGAAAAGCAATTTAGATATCCACTTGAGTTTGGAAATCAAAGGACCCTTACATCTCAATGGACAGTTACTGGTGCTGCTGCTTTTTTGCTTAAACCAAATGATGGCTCAAAAAAGCCAAAAATAACCTCATATACTGTTGGAAAAATAATGGACTTTGGAATTAAGGACGCAAACAACATGGGAGCAGCTATGGCTCCTGCTGCTGCATTTACTATTTCTCAACATTTAAGCGATATGAAACGAGATTTAAACTATTATGATCTTGTGTTAACAGGTGATCTTGGATATGTTGGTAGGGATCTTTTGATTGAATTACTAAAAGAAAAGGAAATAAAAAATGCAGAAAACCTACTTGATTGTGGAATACTTATATTTGACCCTATAAAACAAGATACGCACGCAGGTGGAAGTGGTTGTGCTGCATCTGCTTGTGTATTTGGAGGGTATATTTACAAACTGATGATAGAAGGGACATTTAAAAGAATACTAATAGCGCCAACAGGTGCATTGCTCTCTCCTACAACTGTCCAGCTTGGTGAAAGCATACCTGTTATCTCTCATGCCATTTCTGTTGAGATTGATTGA
- the spoVAC gene encoding stage V sporulation protein AC: MKEKNEEIARYHELVKRHEPRSNTLLNCTKAFIVGGIICCIGQGFFNLYLKFFSESEASTLTSITMIFWGAFLTGIGVYDRIGKFAGAGSIVPITGFANSIVSPAVEFKKEGYIFGVGAKMFLIAGPVLVYGITSSIIIGLIYFLIKLKA; encoded by the coding sequence ATGAAAGAAAAAAATGAGGAAATTGCAAGATACCATGAATTGGTGAAAAGGCATGAGCCAAGAAGTAATACTTTGCTCAATTGTACAAAGGCTTTCATTGTAGGTGGAATTATTTGCTGCATTGGGCAAGGCTTTTTCAATCTTTATTTAAAGTTTTTTTCAGAATCAGAGGCATCAACTCTCACATCAATAACTATGATTTTTTGGGGTGCCTTCTTAACAGGGATTGGTGTATATGATAGAATTGGCAAATTTGCAGGTGCCGGTAGTATTGTTCCAATAACTGGTTTTGCAAACTCAATTGTTTCGCCTGCTGTTGAGTTTAAGAAAGAGGGATATATATTTGGTGTTGGTGCAAAGATGTTTCTGATTGCTGGGCCTGTTCTAGTTTATGGAATTACAAGTTCAATAATCATAGGACTTATTTATTTTTTGATAAAACTTAAAGCATGA
- a CDS encoding DUF1659 domain-containing protein: protein MASVLKGGELIIKLENGLTSTGRARVRTLSFDIKPNSTDEDILAIGSALSNLQSKNLIGIYKTQTYEVN, encoded by the coding sequence ATGGCATCAGTATTAAAAGGTGGAGAACTTATTATAAAGCTTGAAAACGGGTTGACATCAACAGGAAGGGCAAGAGTGAGAACATTGTCTTTTGATATTAAACCAAATAGCACTGATGAGGACATACTTGCAATAGGTTCGGCATTATCAAATCTTCAATCAAAAAACCTAATTGGCATTTATAAAACACAAACATATGAGGTTAACTAA
- a CDS encoding DUF2922 domain-containing protein produces MKTLVLTFRTQNGKSFRISIPEPKENITQNEINQAMTLIIQKNIFASSNGDIVAIDNARIVDRNVSELLTAN; encoded by the coding sequence TTGAAAACATTAGTGCTTACATTTAGAACACAAAATGGGAAAAGTTTTAGAATATCAATCCCTGAACCTAAAGAAAACATAACACAAAATGAGATTAATCAAGCTATGACATTGATAATCCAAAAAAACATATTTGCATCTTCAAATGGGGATATTGTTGCAATTGATAATGCTAGGATTGTTGACAGAAATGTATCTGAGCTGTTGACAGCAAATTAA
- a CDS encoding YvrJ family protein, with amino-acid sequence MQDLITSVANIGFPIVLCIYLLTRFETKIEALSQSIDRLSEMIKEKL; translated from the coding sequence ATGCAAGATTTAATAACATCAGTTGCTAATATTGGTTTTCCAATTGTTCTGTGTATATATCTTTTGACTCGATTTGAAACAAAGATAGAGGCTTTAAGCCAGAGTATTGATAGACTATCAGAAATGATAAAAGAAAAATTATAG
- a CDS encoding ATP-dependent RecD-like DNA helicase yields the protein MQNIKGMVSDIIYKNNDNGYTVFEVICDEDVYTAVGTVFDLNIGEKISIYGDFFVHPQYGHQLKVSYIEKLLPESRDELFLYLSSGAIKGIGKKLAKKVINTFGDDTLRILQEEPERLLEIKGITKAKVENIKRMYAFQKFLKEIMETFSRYGLNQNYAMRLFKIYGFSAIGLLNDNPYFLLDVFNDLDFKKVDKIAIDKGIEKNDPRRISAKILYILNQAANIEGHTNLVLDNLLSIVSRDLDVDEEEIKLVIENMQENKRVKKVLIEGSSRIYLYNFFEYENYIAKKLLRLKENFSQINDIQKNILEFEKDNNIYFSSNQKKAIEMALNEGVCVITGGPGTGKTTIIKCIIEILEKNNKTVFLCAPTGRAAKRMSMQSNKEAKTIHRLLEMVVSDSNVAFGRGPYNPLQCDVVIIDEISMADVSIMYFLLLALKDNAKVIMVGDADQLPPVGAGNVLKDLIKSGVIPYVKLTEIYRQSEKSLIVLNAHKINNGEMPVLKPNSDFYFLERNTEKEITETIIELVCQRLPKYLNANPVVDIQVLCPSRKGLAGMHHLNKLLQERLNPKTNKTKEVVFKENVFRLNDKVMQIKNNYSIEYTAITNNDLNKNGSGIFNGDIGFINEINKDEGYMKIIFDDEKVVEYDLSLLDDLELSYSMTVHKSQGSEFRCIVMPIYKTYPILMTRNLLYTAVTRAKEMVVLVGTKLALKYMINNQKEAMRYSGLYELLRLGEQI from the coding sequence ATGCAGAATATAAAAGGAATGGTAAGCGACATTATATATAAAAATAATGATAATGGCTATACAGTATTTGAAGTTATATGTGATGAAGATGTTTATACTGCTGTTGGAACAGTATTTGACTTAAATATTGGTGAAAAGATCAGCATCTACGGTGATTTTTTTGTTCACCCACAGTATGGGCATCAATTAAAAGTTTCATATATTGAAAAGCTTCTTCCTGAGAGCAGGGATGAGCTTTTTTTGTATTTATCATCAGGTGCAATTAAAGGAATAGGCAAGAAGTTGGCCAAAAAGGTAATAAATACATTTGGAGATGATACATTAAGAATACTTCAAGAAGAACCAGAAAGACTATTAGAGATAAAAGGCATTACAAAAGCAAAGGTTGAAAATATAAAAAGAATGTATGCATTTCAGAAATTCTTAAAAGAGATAATGGAGACATTTTCAAGATATGGGCTTAATCAAAACTATGCTATGAGGCTTTTTAAGATATATGGATTTTCTGCAATAGGCTTATTAAATGATAATCCTTATTTTTTACTTGATGTTTTTAATGACTTAGATTTTAAAAAGGTTGATAAGATTGCTATTGATAAAGGAATTGAGAAGAATGACCCAAGAAGGATATCAGCAAAAATTCTATATATATTAAACCAAGCTGCTAATATAGAAGGCCATACAAATTTAGTTTTGGATAACTTACTAAGCATTGTTTCAAGAGACCTTGATGTAGATGAAGAAGAAATTAAATTAGTGATTGAAAATATGCAGGAAAATAAAAGGGTTAAAAAGGTCTTAATTGAAGGATCAAGTAGGATTTACCTTTATAATTTTTTTGAATATGAAAATTATATTGCAAAAAAACTTTTAAGACTTAAAGAAAATTTCAGCCAAATAAACGATATACAAAAGAATATTTTAGAGTTTGAAAAGGATAATAATATCTATTTTTCAAGCAACCAGAAAAAGGCAATAGAAATGGCTTTAAATGAAGGTGTTTGTGTTATAACAGGAGGTCCTGGTACTGGAAAAACAACAATTATTAAGTGTATTATTGAAATATTAGAAAAAAACAATAAGACGGTCTTTTTATGTGCTCCAACTGGACGAGCAGCAAAAAGGATGAGTATGCAAAGCAACAAAGAGGCAAAAACCATCCATAGACTTCTTGAAATGGTTGTTTCAGATTCAAATGTTGCTTTTGGAAGAGGGCCATATAATCCATTGCAATGTGATGTAGTTATTATTGATGAGATAAGTATGGCAGATGTTTCTATTATGTACTTTTTACTTTTGGCACTCAAAGACAATGCTAAGGTTATAATGGTAGGAGATGCAGATCAACTTCCACCAGTAGGGGCAGGAAATGTCTTAAAAGATCTAATTAAAAGTGGTGTTATACCATATGTAAAGCTTACTGAGATATATAGACAAAGCGAAAAAAGCCTCATTGTATTAAATGCACACAAGATAAATAATGGAGAAATGCCAGTTTTAAAGCCAAATAGTGATTTTTATTTTCTTGAGAGAAATACTGAGAAAGAGATTACAGAAACAATTATAGAACTTGTTTGTCAGAGGCTACCTAAATATCTTAATGCAAATCCTGTTGTAGATATCCAAGTATTGTGCCCATCAAGAAAGGGCTTAGCTGGTATGCATCATTTAAATAAGCTTTTACAAGAAAGATTAAATCCTAAAACAAATAAAACAAAAGAGGTAGTTTTTAAAGAAAATGTATTTAGGCTAAATGATAAGGTAATGCAGATTAAAAATAATTATTCTATTGAGTATACAGCAATTACAAACAATGACCTAAACAAAAATGGAAGTGGTATATTCAATGGTGACATTGGTTTTATTAATGAGATTAATAAGGATGAAGGATATATGAAAATTATTTTTGATGATGAAAAGGTTGTGGAGTATGACCTATCACTCCTTGATGATTTGGAACTATCATATTCAATGACAGTTCACAAATCACAGGGGAGTGAATTTAGATGTATAGTAATGCCAATATACAAAACATATCCAATTCTTATGACAAGAAACCTTTTATATACAGCAGTTACAAGGGCAAAAGAAATGGTTGTATTGGTTGGAACAAAATTAGCCTTAAAATATATGATAAATAATCAAAAAGAGGCTATGCGTTATTCAGGACTTTACGAACTTTTAAGGCTTGGTGAACAAATATAA